One Actinomyces respiraculi DNA window includes the following coding sequences:
- a CDS encoding formate/nitrite transporter family protein has product MLSLTQNIDYHAGYAVTRTGEARRPLPFLVSSMLGGAFIGLADVFMFTAAGPLREAHDPWFSLVSGAVFGMGLILCVFAGGELATSAMMVFTVGAVRQTITWVRAGGVLLFMLLGNLLGAIVLSLLVHWAGVVEPGTAAGAFVEYAVHHKGVDYSVLEMLARGILCNILVCLAIWWATRSTSEGSKIVAMAWCMAAFVTSGFEHVVANMTTFSLGMFEGYEAATLAHAARNLLVVGLGNVVGGAIFVGCAYLVAHKTEVGADEARVEVGLPIAH; this is encoded by the coding sequence ATGCTCTCCCTCACCCAGAACATCGACTACCACGCCGGCTACGCCGTGACCCGCACCGGCGAGGCGCGTCGTCCCCTTCCCTTCCTTGTCTCCTCCATGCTCGGGGGCGCCTTCATCGGCCTGGCTGACGTCTTCATGTTCACCGCGGCCGGCCCCTTGCGTGAGGCCCATGACCCGTGGTTCTCCCTCGTCTCCGGTGCCGTGTTCGGCATGGGCCTCATCCTGTGCGTCTTCGCCGGCGGAGAGCTCGCGACGAGCGCGATGATGGTCTTCACCGTCGGGGCCGTGCGCCAGACGATCACCTGGGTTCGTGCGGGTGGTGTCCTGCTGTTCATGCTGCTGGGCAACCTGCTGGGGGCCATCGTGCTGTCGCTGCTCGTGCACTGGGCGGGTGTCGTGGAGCCCGGGACCGCTGCGGGAGCCTTCGTCGAGTACGCCGTCCACCACAAGGGGGTCGACTACTCGGTGCTTGAGATGCTCGCGCGGGGGATCCTGTGCAACATCCTCGTGTGCCTGGCGATCTGGTGGGCCACCCGCTCGACGAGCGAGGGCTCGAAGATCGTCGCGATGGCCTGGTGCATGGCTGCCTTCGTCACCAGCGGCTTCGAGCACGTGGTGGCGAACATGACGACCTTCTCCCTGGGCATGTTCGAGGGCTACGAGGCGGCGACGCTGGCGCACGCGGCGCGCAACCTCCTCGTGGTCGGGCTGGGCAACGTCGTCGGAGGCGCGATCTTCGTCGGCTGCGCGTACCTCGTCGCCCACAAGACGGAGGTGGGGGCCGACGAGGCCCGCGTCGAGGTCGGTCTGCCTATCGCGCACTGA
- a CDS encoding Fic family protein, with product MDAAMFRNPAMGQLVTISGSDPLRGSWEHKAFVPTPLPHAEPELGGATYRAVAAAGRALAALDATARRLPNPYLLRMPSLRTEAQATSALEGTYAPLADVLTADDESPMTVEMREILNYVAMAKLGFEWVDEERPLTLGLLEDLHGRLMRGTALEAESGRLRTSQVVIGWQPGAGRDLTPVEAARFVPAPPGDQLRAGVEDLLTWVGTDHTDRIDPVVVVGMAHYQFEMLHPFRDGNGRLGRYLIVLTLLRHGLLTEPALTVSPWFEARRAEYDDALLGVSTDGDWDTFLTFFAHGLAEAATTTRRQMLELVKVQETLSERVRGSRLRSAHALSVVDLAIAHPSFTVRTVAGELGVSYGRANVLVGQLVDLGILHEVGRGSGTRRFAAPEVLRVLLGRA from the coding sequence GTGGATGCGGCGATGTTCAGGAACCCTGCGATGGGGCAGCTCGTCACCATCTCGGGCTCCGACCCCCTGCGCGGGTCGTGGGAGCACAAGGCCTTCGTTCCCACCCCCTTGCCTCACGCGGAGCCGGAGCTGGGTGGCGCCACGTACCGGGCTGTGGCCGCAGCCGGCCGCGCCCTCGCCGCGCTCGACGCCACGGCCCGTCGGCTCCCCAATCCCTACCTGCTGCGTATGCCCTCCCTGCGCACGGAGGCGCAGGCCACCTCCGCCCTTGAGGGCACGTATGCGCCGCTTGCAGACGTCCTGACCGCCGACGACGAGTCCCCGATGACGGTGGAGATGCGCGAGATCCTCAACTATGTCGCCATGGCGAAGCTCGGCTTCGAGTGGGTGGACGAGGAGCGCCCCCTGACCCTCGGGCTCCTGGAGGACCTTCACGGTCGGCTCATGCGCGGCACCGCGCTCGAGGCGGAGTCGGGGCGGCTGCGCACCAGCCAGGTCGTCATCGGCTGGCAGCCGGGCGCCGGACGCGATCTGACCCCTGTTGAGGCGGCACGATTCGTCCCGGCGCCCCCGGGGGACCAACTGCGCGCGGGCGTGGAGGACCTGCTCACCTGGGTCGGCACCGACCACACCGACCGCATCGACCCGGTTGTCGTCGTCGGCATGGCCCACTACCAGTTCGAGATGCTCCACCCCTTCCGTGACGGCAACGGGCGGCTTGGGCGCTACCTCATCGTCCTGACCCTGCTGCGTCACGGCCTGCTGACCGAACCGGCACTCACGGTCTCCCCCTGGTTCGAGGCTCGTCGCGCGGAGTATGACGACGCCCTGCTGGGGGTGAGCACCGACGGCGACTGGGACACCTTCCTCACCTTCTTCGCCCACGGGCTCGCGGAGGCGGCCACCACGACCCGTCGGCAGATGCTCGAGCTCGTCAAGGTCCAGGAGACACTGAGCGAACGGGTACGGGGCTCCCGCCTGCGCTCGGCCCACGCCCTGTCCGTTGTCGACCTCGCCATCGCCCACCCGTCGTTCACGGTCCGGACGGTCGCGGGCGAGCTCGGAGTGTCCTACGGACGGGCCAACGTGCTGGTCGGCCAGCTCGTGGATCTCGGCATCCTTCACGAGGTGGGCCGAGGATCGGGCACGCGGCGCTTCGCGGCACCGGAGGTGCTTCGCGTCCTGCTGGGCAGGGCCTGA
- the nrdF gene encoding class 1b ribonucleoside-diphosphate reductase subunit beta codes for MPEPIKLIDRVQAINWNRLDDDKDLEVWDRLTGNFWLPEKVPLSNDVQSWATLNAAEQNMTTRVFTGLTLLDTIQGTVGAVSLIPDARTPHEEAVLTNIAFMESVHARSYSSIFSTLISTAEIDEAFRWSEENEHLQRKAHIILDYYRGDDPLKRKVASTMLESFLFYSGFYAPMYWSSHAKLTNTADLIRLIIRDEAVHGYYIGYKYQLAVRESSEARQAELKDYTFDLLMELYDNEESYTESLYDELGLTEDVKKFLRYNANKALMNLGYEALFPAETTDVNPAIIASLSPNADENHDFFSGSGSSYVIGTAEATEDEDWDF; via the coding sequence ATGCCCGAGCCGATCAAGCTCATTGACCGTGTCCAGGCCATCAACTGGAACCGTCTCGATGATGACAAGGACCTCGAGGTCTGGGACCGTCTCACCGGCAACTTCTGGCTGCCCGAGAAGGTGCCGCTGTCCAACGACGTGCAGTCCTGGGCCACGCTCAACGCGGCCGAGCAGAACATGACGACGCGGGTCTTCACGGGCCTGACCCTGCTGGACACGATCCAGGGCACGGTCGGCGCGGTCTCCCTCATCCCTGACGCGCGCACCCCGCACGAGGAGGCCGTGCTCACCAACATCGCCTTCATGGAGAGCGTGCACGCGCGCTCCTACTCCTCGATCTTCTCCACCCTCATCTCCACCGCGGAGATCGACGAGGCTTTCCGCTGGAGCGAGGAGAACGAGCACCTGCAGCGCAAGGCGCACATCATCCTCGACTACTACCGCGGCGACGACCCGCTCAAGCGCAAGGTCGCCTCGACCATGCTCGAGTCCTTCCTCTTCTACTCCGGCTTCTATGCGCCGATGTACTGGTCCAGCCACGCCAAGCTGACGAACACGGCCGACCTCATCCGCCTCATCATCCGTGACGAGGCCGTGCACGGCTACTACATCGGCTACAAGTACCAGCTGGCCGTGCGCGAGTCCTCCGAGGCCCGTCAGGCCGAGCTCAAGGACTACACCTTCGACCTGCTCATGGAGCTGTACGACAACGAGGAGTCCTATACCGAGAGCCTCTACGACGAGCTGGGTCTGACCGAGGACGTCAAGAAGTTCCTGCGTTACAACGCGAACAAGGCCCTGATGAACCTCGGCTACGAGGCGCTGTTCCCGGCCGAGACCACGGACGTCAACCCGGCGATCATCGCCTCCCTGTCCCCGAACGCGGACGAGAACCACGACTTCTTCTCCGGCTCGGGCTCCTCCTACGTCATCGGTACCGCCGAGGCGACCGAGGACGAGGACTGGGACTTCTGA
- a CDS encoding rhodanese-like domain-containing protein: protein MSTLSRRTLATLVVSTAAAVTLSACGADESSSGDAASEPMAAPNVIIDVRTPEEFAEGHIEGAVNIDVSSDSFGEAIAALDMTNSYGVYCRSGNRSAQAVARMEEAGFTDVHDLGGLKDAAETLGLEIVTT, encoded by the coding sequence GTGTCAACCCTTTCCCGGCGCACCCTCGCCACGCTCGTCGTCTCCACCGCTGCTGCCGTCACGCTCAGTGCCTGCGGGGCGGACGAGTCCTCCTCCGGGGACGCGGCCTCGGAGCCCATGGCGGCCCCCAACGTCATCATCGATGTGCGCACCCCCGAGGAGTTCGCCGAGGGGCACATCGAGGGCGCCGTCAACATCGACGTCTCCTCCGACTCCTTCGGCGAGGCCATCGCCGCCCTCGACATGACCAACTCCTACGGCGTCTACTGCCGCAGCGGCAACCGCTCGGCTCAGGCGGTCGCCCGCATGGAGGAGGCCGGCTTCACGGACGTCCACGACCTCGGTGGCCTCAAGGACGCCGCCGAGACGCTGGGGCTGGAGATCGTCACCACGTAG
- the nrdE gene encoding class 1b ribonucleoside-diphosphate reductase subunit alpha gives MADTLTDTGSESVPLGLDYHALNAKLNLYDANGRIQFDADHEAARQYFLQHVNQNTVFFHDLEEKLEYLVEEGYYEKHVLDYYEPDFIKSVFKAAYAHKYRFETFLGAFKYYTSYTLKTFDGKRYLERFEDRVVMVALALAAGDKQLALDLVEEMMTGRFQPATPTFLNEGKAQRGEPVSCFLVRIEDNMESIARGINSALQLSKRGGGVALLLTNLRERGAPIKRIENQSSGVIPVMKLLEDSFSYANQLGARQGAGAVYLHAHHPDIMRFLDTKRENADEKIRIKTLSLGVVIPDITFELARNKEPMYLFSPYDVERVYGVPFSDISVTEKYREMVDNPRIKKTKIDARQFFQTLAEIQFESGYPYVMFEDTVNRANPVKGKVIMSNLCSEILQVSEPSVLNEDLSFAHVGKDISCNLGSLNIAKTMDSPDFMRTVRTAVRGLTAVSDQVDLPSVPSIDRGNKESHAIGLGQMNLHGFLARERIFYGSEEGLDFTNVYFACVLYAALTATNELAVERGESFVGFEESDYYSGAFFEKYTTQDFLPVTERVKEIFERSSISVPTREDWAALAARIKEGGMYNRNLQAVPPTGSISYINNSTSSIHPIVSKIEIRKEGKIGRVYYPAPYMTNENLEYYQDAYEIGPEKIIDTYAAATQHVDQGLSLTLFFPDTATTRDVNKAQIYAWRKGIKTLYYIRLRQMALEGTEVEGCVSCML, from the coding sequence TTGGCAGACACGCTGACGGACACCGGCTCCGAGTCGGTCCCCCTGGGCCTGGACTACCACGCCCTCAACGCCAAGCTGAACCTGTACGACGCGAACGGCAGGATCCAGTTCGACGCGGACCACGAGGCCGCGCGCCAGTACTTCCTCCAGCACGTCAACCAGAACACCGTCTTCTTCCACGACCTTGAGGAGAAGCTGGAGTACCTGGTTGAGGAGGGCTACTACGAGAAGCATGTCCTGGACTACTACGAGCCCGACTTCATCAAGTCGGTCTTCAAGGCGGCCTACGCGCACAAGTACCGCTTCGAGACCTTCCTCGGCGCCTTCAAGTACTACACCTCGTACACGCTCAAGACCTTCGACGGCAAGCGTTACCTCGAGCGCTTCGAGGACCGCGTCGTCATGGTGGCCCTCGCCCTCGCCGCCGGCGACAAGCAGCTCGCCCTCGACCTCGTTGAGGAGATGATGACGGGCCGCTTCCAGCCGGCCACTCCCACCTTCCTCAACGAGGGCAAGGCTCAGCGCGGTGAGCCCGTCTCCTGCTTCCTGGTGCGCATCGAGGACAACATGGAGTCGATCGCCCGCGGCATCAACTCCGCCCTCCAGCTGTCCAAGCGTGGCGGTGGCGTCGCCCTGCTGCTGACCAACCTGCGTGAGAGGGGTGCGCCCATCAAGCGCATCGAGAACCAGTCCAGCGGCGTCATCCCGGTGATGAAGCTGCTCGAGGACTCCTTCTCCTATGCCAACCAGCTCGGGGCGCGCCAGGGAGCCGGTGCCGTGTACCTGCACGCCCACCACCCCGACATCATGCGGTTCCTCGACACCAAGCGCGAGAACGCCGACGAGAAGATCCGCATCAAGACGCTGTCCCTGGGCGTGGTCATCCCGGACATCACCTTCGAGCTCGCCCGCAACAAGGAGCCGATGTACCTCTTCAGCCCCTACGACGTCGAGCGCGTCTACGGGGTGCCCTTCTCCGACATCTCGGTGACCGAGAAGTACCGCGAGATGGTGGATAACCCGCGCATCAAGAAGACCAAGATCGACGCCCGCCAGTTCTTCCAGACTCTCGCGGAGATCCAGTTCGAGTCCGGCTACCCGTACGTCATGTTCGAGGACACGGTCAACCGGGCCAACCCCGTCAAGGGCAAGGTCATCATGTCCAACCTGTGCTCCGAGATCCTTCAGGTCTCCGAGCCCAGCGTGCTCAATGAGGACCTCAGCTTCGCCCACGTCGGCAAGGACATCTCCTGCAACCTCGGCTCGCTCAACATCGCCAAGACGATGGATTCGCCGGACTTCATGCGCACGGTCCGCACGGCGGTGCGTGGCCTGACCGCCGTCTCCGACCAGGTGGATCTGCCCTCCGTTCCCTCCATCGACCGCGGCAACAAGGAGTCCCACGCCATCGGCCTGGGCCAGATGAACCTTCACGGCTTCCTCGCCCGTGAGCGGATCTTCTACGGTTCTGAGGAGGGCCTGGACTTCACCAACGTCTACTTCGCCTGTGTGCTCTATGCGGCCCTGACGGCCACCAACGAGCTCGCCGTCGAGCGCGGGGAGTCCTTCGTCGGCTTCGAGGAGTCTGATTACTACTCCGGTGCCTTTTTCGAGAAGTACACGACCCAGGACTTCCTGCCGGTGACTGAGCGCGTCAAGGAGATCTTCGAGCGCTCCTCCATCAGCGTCCCCACCCGTGAGGACTGGGCGGCGCTCGCGGCGCGCATCAAGGAGGGCGGCATGTACAACCGCAACCTCCAGGCCGTGCCGCCCACCGGCTCGATCTCCTACATCAACAACTCGACGTCGTCGATCCACCCGATCGTTTCCAAGATCGAGATCCGCAAGGAGGGCAAGATCGGGCGGGTCTACTACCCGGCGCCCTACATGACGAACGAGAACCTGGAGTACTACCAGGACGCGTACGAGATCGGTCCCGAGAAGATCATCGACACCTACGCCGCTGCCACCCAGCACGTGGACCAGGGGCTGAGCCTCACCCTGTTCTTCCCGGACACGGCCACGACGCGAGACGTCAACAAGGCTCAGATCTACGCCTGGCGCAAGGGCATCAAGACGCTCTACTACATCCGTCTGCGCCAGATGGCGCTGGAGGGCACCGAGGTCGAGGGCTGCGTGTCCTGCATGCTGTGA
- the nrdI gene encoding class Ib ribonucleoside-diphosphate reductase assembly flavoprotein NrdI — translation MTCIQETDGPFVVYFSSVSENTHRFVAKLGFPSARIPLRPTQEPLVVDREYVLFVPTYGGGNHKGAVPKQVIKFLNNEHNRALCRGVISSGNTNFGEAYCIAGDIISAKLGVPHMYRYELLGTPTDVARVREGLDTFWQTR, via the coding sequence GTGACTTGCATCCAGGAGACCGACGGACCCTTCGTCGTCTACTTCTCCTCCGTCTCGGAGAACACGCACCGGTTCGTGGCCAAGCTCGGCTTCCCCAGCGCGCGCATCCCGCTGCGCCCCACGCAGGAGCCGCTCGTCGTCGACCGCGAGTACGTGCTGTTCGTGCCGACCTACGGCGGAGGCAACCACAAGGGCGCCGTGCCCAAGCAGGTCATCAAGTTCCTCAATAACGAGCACAACCGCGCGCTGTGCCGCGGGGTCATCTCTTCCGGCAACACCAACTTCGGCGAGGCCTACTGCATCGCCGGAGACATCATCTCCGCCAAGCTCGGCGTGCCCCACATGTACCGCTACGAGCTCCTTGGCACTCCCACCGACGTCGCACGCGTCAGAGAAGGATTGGACACGTTTTGGCAGACACGCTGA
- the nrdH gene encoding glutaredoxin-like protein NrdH — protein sequence MAITVYSKPNCVQCNATYRALDKAGLDYNTVDVSVDAEALAQVKSLGYAQAPVVVAGGDHWSGFRPDKIKSLAAAVEAVAI from the coding sequence ATGGCCATCACCGTCTACAGCAAGCCCAACTGCGTCCAGTGCAACGCCACCTACCGTGCTCTGGACAAGGCCGGCCTGGACTACAACACGGTGGACGTCTCTGTCGACGCTGAGGCGCTTGCGCAGGTCAAGTCCCTCGGTTACGCCCAGGCGCCCGTCGTCGTCGCGGGCGGGGACCACTGGTCCGGCTTCCGCCCGGACAAGATCAAGTCCCTTGCCGCCGCCGTCGAGGCCGTCGCCATCTGA
- a CDS encoding transcription repressor NadR → MEAARRRERILERLNAAGTPVPASTLGSELGVSRQIVVGDVALLRAAGQAIRATNRGYVLAHPTTRARRSFHVTHDRDLLDAELSAIIDAGGTMVDLSIPHAAYGRVTVDLLVRDQEDIAQLLEQLGRSPLLSELTNGYHSHTVEADDEATLDAVHTALDALGILVHED, encoded by the coding sequence ATGGAAGCCGCGCGACGTCGTGAGCGAATCCTCGAGCGCCTCAACGCAGCCGGCACCCCCGTCCCGGCCTCCACCCTGGGCAGCGAGCTCGGCGTCTCGCGCCAGATCGTCGTCGGCGACGTCGCCCTGCTGCGCGCGGCGGGCCAGGCGATCCGGGCGACCAACCGCGGCTACGTCCTCGCACACCCCACCACACGCGCACGCCGCTCCTTCCACGTCACGCACGACCGCGATCTGCTCGACGCGGAGCTGAGCGCCATCATCGACGCCGGCGGAACCATGGTGGACCTGAGCATCCCGCACGCCGCCTACGGCCGAGTCACGGTGGACCTGCTCGTGCGCGACCAGGAGGACATCGCCCAGCTGCTCGAGCAGCTGGGCCGCTCTCCCCTGCTGTCCGAGCTCACCAACGGCTACCACTCCCACACGGTGGAGGCCGACGACGAAGCCACTCTCGACGCCGTGCACACGGCTCTCGACGCGCTCGGGATCCTCGTTCACGAGGATTAA
- a CDS encoding PTS transporter subunit IIC, translated as MNHLRALVGRIFVEGLTGMAHGLFATLIIGTILTQLGGFLPDSIGTTVVLLGRVAASITGAGIGLGTALRLKASTFTTVSAAVVGQIGAQAGALLSGSALHTDDIGAALLLRGPGEPLGAFIAAYTAIEVGRLVSGRTPVDLLATPLATVLAGGGVGLLIGPPISTAMTALGEVVNWGTERQPLLMGAVVAVVMGMVLTLPISSAALGIILGLSGLAAGAATIGCTSQMVGFAVASFRENRWSGLLAQGLGTSMLQVPNIVRHPLIWLPPTLASAILGPVSTTLIGMESNAVGSGMGSAGLVGQIMTWQTMSPTTTPATLWAIILGFQILAPAALTLVLSEAMRRRGWIKPGDMRLAKA; from the coding sequence GTGAACCACCTGCGCGCACTCGTCGGCAGGATCTTCGTCGAGGGCCTGACCGGCATGGCACACGGCCTCTTCGCCACCCTCATCATCGGGACGATCCTCACCCAGCTCGGCGGCTTCCTGCCCGACAGCATCGGCACCACCGTCGTCCTGCTCGGCCGCGTGGCCGCCAGCATCACGGGCGCCGGCATCGGGCTCGGCACCGCCCTGCGGCTCAAGGCCTCCACCTTCACCACCGTCAGCGCGGCCGTCGTCGGACAGATCGGCGCTCAGGCCGGTGCCCTCCTGTCCGGCAGCGCCCTGCACACCGACGACATCGGGGCGGCCCTGCTCCTGCGCGGCCCCGGAGAGCCCCTCGGCGCCTTCATCGCCGCCTACACGGCCATCGAGGTCGGCCGCCTCGTCTCCGGCCGCACCCCCGTCGACCTCCTCGCCACGCCACTGGCCACCGTCCTCGCCGGAGGCGGCGTCGGCCTGCTCATCGGCCCCCCGATCTCCACGGCCATGACCGCGCTCGGCGAGGTCGTCAACTGGGGCACGGAACGTCAGCCCCTGCTCATGGGGGCCGTCGTCGCCGTCGTCATGGGCATGGTCCTGACCCTGCCGATCTCCTCGGCCGCGCTGGGCATCATCCTCGGCCTGTCGGGGCTTGCCGCTGGCGCCGCCACCATTGGCTGCACCAGTCAGATGGTCGGCTTCGCCGTCGCCTCCTTCCGCGAGAACCGCTGGTCCGGACTGCTCGCACAGGGCCTGGGCACCTCCATGCTCCAAGTGCCCAACATCGTGCGCCATCCCCTCATCTGGCTGCCCCCGACACTGGCCTCGGCGATCCTCGGCCCCGTCTCCACCACCCTCATCGGCATGGAGTCCAACGCCGTCGGCTCCGGTATGGGCTCGGCCGGACTGGTTGGCCAGATCATGACGTGGCAGACCATGTCGCCGACGACGACGCCCGCCACGCTCTGGGCGATCATCCTCGGCTTCCAGATCCTCGCCCCGGCGGCACTCACGCTGGTCCTGAGCGAGGCGATGCGTCGGCGCGGATGGATCAAGCCCGGAGACATGCGCCTCGCCAAGGCCTGA
- a CDS encoding alpha-amylase family glycosyl hydrolase → MTDHTSRDDAVVQPTTRADAARQWWHDAVIYQVYPRSFADLDGNGIGDLKGVTSRVPYLRALGVDAVWLSPFYPSALADGGYDVDDHRDVAPEIGTMADFDEMVAALHGAGIRVLVDIVPNHTSDRHAWFRAALAGGPDAPERRHYVIREGTGADGELPPNDWRSLFGGSIWERIDDVDAAGRPLTGPGTGRPYQWYMHLFASEQPDLNWEDPAVHADFIETLRFWCDHGVDGFRIDVASGLAKDLSQLDRPWSELPWPLTDDGSHPLLDRDEVHAIYAEWRPVLESYDPPRFAVAEAGVMPNRRAAYARSVGQAFNFQMQDADFTSASYEWAISAGLADLASSGSTTWVLGCHDVVRVASRYGFDPTHRVPVGDEESGESAARTAGVQEAVFGRSLDLSRRWLLADGDDARFRYDADAGRRRAAAGALAVMALPGSMYVWQGDELGLLEVPDIVEERLQDPIATRNRAVEKGRDGCRVPLPWTASGTSCGFGPDGGAEAHLPQPGWWGGLSVERQEAEDDSFLSFYRRALAARRALVANSVGGVGDDFTWVRREEGVLAFARSAVQSWTAFGAEVELPDGRVLVSSAPVEERVADDGRSVRVLPADATAWVRVEP, encoded by the coding sequence GTGACTGACCACACCTCCCGCGACGACGCCGTCGTACAGCCCACCACCCGGGCCGACGCCGCCCGCCAGTGGTGGCACGACGCCGTCATCTACCAGGTCTACCCCCGCTCCTTCGCGGACCTCGACGGCAACGGCATCGGAGACCTCAAGGGCGTCACCAGCCGCGTGCCCTACCTGCGCGCGCTCGGCGTCGACGCCGTGTGGCTCTCCCCCTTCTACCCCTCCGCCCTCGCCGACGGCGGCTACGACGTCGACGACCACCGCGACGTCGCCCCCGAGATCGGCACGATGGCCGATTTCGATGAGATGGTCGCCGCGCTCCACGGCGCCGGCATCCGCGTTCTGGTCGACATCGTCCCCAACCACACCTCCGACCGACACGCCTGGTTCCGCGCGGCCCTGGCCGGAGGCCCCGACGCCCCCGAACGGCGCCACTACGTCATCCGCGAGGGCACGGGCGCCGACGGCGAGCTCCCCCCGAACGACTGGCGGTCCCTCTTCGGCGGCTCCATCTGGGAGCGCATCGACGACGTCGACGCCGCTGGCCGCCCCCTCACCGGCCCCGGCACCGGCCGCCCCTACCAGTGGTACATGCACCTCTTCGCGTCCGAACAGCCGGACCTGAACTGGGAGGATCCCGCCGTTCACGCCGACTTCATCGAGACCCTGCGCTTCTGGTGCGACCACGGCGTCGACGGCTTCCGCATCGACGTCGCCTCGGGCCTGGCGAAGGACCTGAGCCAGCTGGACCGCCCGTGGTCCGAGCTGCCCTGGCCGCTGACCGACGACGGCTCCCACCCGCTCCTCGACCGCGACGAGGTCCACGCCATCTACGCCGAGTGGCGCCCGGTCCTGGAGTCCTACGACCCGCCCCGCTTCGCCGTCGCCGAGGCCGGCGTCATGCCGAACCGCCGCGCCGCCTATGCGCGCAGCGTCGGCCAGGCTTTCAACTTCCAGATGCAGGATGCGGACTTCACCTCCGCCTCCTACGAGTGGGCGATCTCCGCGGGGCTCGCGGACCTGGCAAGCAGCGGCTCGACCACCTGGGTCCTGGGCTGCCACGACGTCGTGCGCGTCGCCAGCCGCTACGGCTTCGACCCCACCCACCGGGTGCCCGTCGGGGACGAGGAGTCGGGGGAGAGCGCGGCCCGGACTGCGGGCGTCCAGGAGGCGGTCTTCGGGCGCTCGCTGGACCTGTCGCGCCGTTGGCTGCTGGCCGACGGCGACGACGCCCGCTTCCGCTACGACGCCGACGCGGGTCGGCGCCGGGCCGCGGCCGGCGCGCTGGCGGTCATGGCGCTGCCGGGCTCGATGTACGTGTGGCAGGGCGATGAGCTTGGTCTGCTGGAGGTCCCCGACATCGTGGAGGAGCGGTTGCAGGACCCGATCGCCACGCGCAACCGCGCCGTGGAGAAGGGGCGGGACGGGTGCCGCGTGCCGCTGCCGTGGACGGCTTCCGGCACCTCCTGCGGCTTCGGTCCCGACGGCGGCGCCGAGGCGCACCTTCCGCAGCCCGGCTGGTGGGGCGGCCTGTCCGTCGAGCGCCAGGAGGCCGAGGACGACTCCTTCCTCTCCTTCTACCGCCGGGCGCTCGCGGCTCGCCGGGCGCTGGTGGCCAACAGTGTCGGCGGTGTCGGCGACGATTTCACGTGGGTGCGGCGCGAAGAGGGCGTGCTCGCCTTCGCTCGCTCCGCCGTGCAGTCATGGACCGCCTTCGGTGCGGAGGTTGAGCTGCCGGACGGGCGCGTCCTCGTCTCCTCCGCCCCCGTCGAGGAGCGCGTGGCAGATGACGGGCGCAGCGTGCGGGTCCTGCCCGCCGACGCCACCGCCTGGGTACGCGTCGAGCCCTGA
- a CDS encoding carbohydrate ABC transporter permease, whose protein sequence is MTRKTTGRIAVNVLLSFVALLWAVPVYWMLNSAFQPERDLLSVPPNVVPVHVTVDNFVTVLTDPTYWSALRVSLTAAVITVVATTSCALLAAWALSRYRFFGRRTLIVLVLLIQMVPAEALFISQYRMLDSWNLLNSVLGLSLLYVGGVLPFVIWMMRGYVDGVPTELEDAATVDGCSKFQAFVRITLPLLAPGLVATSIFGFLHAWNEYTLALIILSRDSAVTLPLWLQGFLQGLRGADWGGVMAGSTLIALPVMFLFIFVQNRMTSGLVSGAVKG, encoded by the coding sequence ATGACGCGCAAGACCACGGGGCGAATCGCGGTCAACGTCCTGCTCTCGTTCGTGGCGCTGCTGTGGGCGGTTCCGGTGTACTGGATGCTCAACTCGGCCTTCCAGCCCGAGCGCGACCTGCTCTCCGTGCCGCCCAACGTCGTGCCCGTGCACGTCACGGTCGACAACTTCGTCACGGTCCTCACCGATCCGACCTACTGGTCCGCGCTCCGCGTCTCGCTCACCGCCGCGGTTATCACCGTGGTGGCCACGACGTCGTGCGCGCTGCTCGCGGCGTGGGCGCTGTCGCGCTACCGCTTCTTCGGCCGTCGCACGCTCATCGTGCTCGTGCTCCTGATCCAGATGGTCCCGGCCGAGGCCCTCTTCATCTCGCAGTACCGGATGCTCGACAGCTGGAACCTGCTGAACTCCGTCCTCGGCCTGTCGCTGCTCTACGTCGGTGGTGTGCTGCCCTTCGTGATCTGGATGATGCGCGGTTACGTCGACGGTGTGCCCACTGAGCTCGAGGACGCCGCCACCGTCGACGGGTGCTCGAAGTTTCAAGCGTTCGTCCGGATCACGCTGCCGCTACTGGCTCCGGGCCTCGTCGCGACAAGCATCTTCGGCTTCCTGCACGCGTGGAACGAGTACACCCTCGCGCTGATCATCCTCTCCAGGGACAGTGCCGTCACGCTGCCGTTGTGGCTTCAGGGCTTCCTCCAGGGGTTGCGTGGAGCCGACTGGGGTGGGGTGATGGCGGGTTCGACGCTCATCGCCCTACCGGTGATGTTCCTGTTCATCTTCGTCCAGAACCGAATGACCTCGGGCCTGGTCTCCGGCGCAGTCAAGGGTTGA